The Meles meles chromosome 12, mMelMel3.1 paternal haplotype, whole genome shotgun sequence genome includes a window with the following:
- the LOC123954259 gene encoding cytochrome b-c1 complex subunit 9 → MAAPTFTARLYSLLFRRTSTFALTIAVGALFFERAFDQGADAIYEHINQGKLWKHIKHKYENKE, encoded by the exons ATGGCGGCCCCGACGTTTACTGCCAGGTTGTATTCCCTGCTGTTCCGCAGGACCTCCACCTTCGCTCTCACCATCGCCGTGGGCGCCTTATTCTTCGAGCGCGCCTTCGATCAAGGCGCGGACGCGATCTACGAACACATCAACCAGGGG AAGCTGTGGAAACACATCAAGCACAAGTATGAGAATAAGGAGTAG